Proteins found in one Triticum urartu cultivar G1812 chromosome 4, Tu2.1, whole genome shotgun sequence genomic segment:
- the LOC125550623 gene encoding receptor protein kinase-like protein ZAR1: MRSLPHSSLGILLLPALLLVLAASPPAAPLSPDGLALLAFKAAVTDDPTSALSAWSANDTDPCRWPGVACVNTSSTEARVAGLAVAGKNLSGRLPPELGSLSLLRRLNLHGNRLSGAVPPALSNATSLRSVFLYDNNLTGAFPAFLCDLPRLQNLDLSKNALAGPLPPALGRCRQLQRLLLANNGFSGRIPAAALPQMESLQLLDLSSNSLTGAIPPELGKLQALAGTLNVSRNRLSGAVPPELGRLPATVTLDLRFNNLSGEIPQSGSLASQGPTAFLNNPGLCGFPLQVPCRAAPPSASSSTPPPTTTGSGGSAGGGPSQPMKTSLIVLISVADAAGVALIGVIVVYIYWKLRDRRGDGGGDDEDEEGRGLFFCPCMRANTCGDSSEGSDAGGDGEKKRGNGSGGGGGGGEDGELVAIDKGFRMELDELLRSSAYVLGKGGKGIVYKVVVGNGTTPVAVRRLGGGTAAPERYKEFAAEAGAVGRVRHANVVRLRAYYWSPDEKLVVTDFINNGNLASALRGRSGQPSLSWSLRLRIAKGAARGLAHLHECSPRRYVHGEVKPSNILLDADYNALVSDFGLARLLTIAGCADAAGAGAGGIMGCALPYVKPPAPDRPNAYRAPEARVPGSRPSQKSDVYSFGVLLLELLTGRSPEQASPSGSSASFSGPGAAAAAEGQQAPEIVRWVRQGFEDARPLSELADDAVLRDAGARKEVVAAFHVALGCVEADLERRPRMKAVADSLDKIGS; this comes from the exons ATGAGGAGCCTGCCGCACTCCTCGCTTGGAATCCTCCTCCTGCCGGCGCTGCTGCTCGTGCTGGCCGCGTCGCCGCCGGCGGCGCCGCTGTCGCCGGACGGGCTCGCGCTGCTGGCCTTCAAGGCCGCGGTGACCGACGACCCGACCTCCGCGCTGTCCGCGTGGTCGGCCAACGACACGGACCCGTGCCGCTGGCCGGGGGTGGCCTGCGTCAACACCTCCTCCACCGAGGCGCGCGTGGCGGGCCTGGCCGTCGCCGGGAAGAACCTCTCCGGCCGCCTCCCGCCCGAGCTCGGCTCGCTCTCCCTCCTCCGCCGGCTCAACCTCCACGGCAACCGGCTGTCCGGCGCCGTGCCGCCGGCGCTCTCCAACGCCACGTCCCTGCGCTCCGTCTTCCTCTACGACAACAACCTCACCGGCGCCTTCCCGGCGTTCCTCTGCGACCTCCCGCGCCTGCAGAACCTCGACCTCTCCAAGAACGCGCTCGCCGGCCCGCTCCCGCCGGCGCTCGGGCGCTGCAGGCAGCTACAGCGGCTGCTCCTTGCCAACAACGGGTTCTCGGGCCGCATCCCGGCAGCCGCCTTGCCGCAGATGGAGAGCCTGCAGCTGCTCGACCTGTCGTCCAACTCCCTCACGGGCGCCATCCCGCCTGAGCTCGGCAAGCTCCAGGCGCTGGCCGGCACGCTCAACGTTTCCCGCAACCGCCTCTCCGGCGCGGTGCCGCCGGAGCTAGGGCGTCTCCCGGCGACCGTCACCCTCGACCTCCGCTTCAACAACCTCTCCGGCGAGATACCGCAGTCCGGGTCCCTCGCCAGCCAGGGCCCCACGGCCTTCCTCAACAACCCCGGCCTCTGCGGCTTCCCGCTCCAGGTCCCCTGCCGCGCGGCCCCGCCGTCGGCATCCTCCTCCACGCCGCCTCCGACCACCACCGGCTCCGGCGGCAGCGCCGGCGGCGGCCCTAGCCAGCCGATGAAGACCAGCCTGATCGTGCTCATCTCGGTCGCCGACGCGGCCGGCGTGGCCCTCATCGGGGTCATCGTGGTGTACATATACTGGAAGCTGCGCGACCGGCgcggggacggcggcggcgacgacgaagACGAGGAGGGGCGAGGGCTCTTCTTCTGCCCGTGCATGCGCGCAAACACGTGCGGGGACTCGTCGGAAGGGTCGGACGCCGGGGGCGACGGCGAGAAGAAACGCGGCAACGGTtccgggggcgggggcgggggcggcgaggaCGGAGAGCTGGTGGCGATCGACAAGGGGTTCCGGATGGAGCTGGACGAGCTGCTGCGGTCGTCGGCGTACGTGCTGGGGAAGGGCGGGAAGGGGATCGTGTACAAGGTGGTGGTGGGCAACGGGACAACGCCCGTGGCCGTGCGGCGGCTGGGCGGCGGCACCGCGGCCCCGGAGCGGTACAAGGAGTTCGCGGCGGAGGCCGGCGCCGTCGGGCGCGTGCGGCACGCCAACGTGGTGCGGCTGCGTGCCTACTACTGGTCGCCCGACGAGAAGCTCGTCGTCACCGACTTCATCAACAACGGCAACCTCGCCTCCGCGCTGCGCG GGCGCTCCGGGCAGCCGAGCCTGTCGTGGTCGCTGCGGCTCCGCATCGCCAAGGGCGCGGCGCGCGGGCTGGCGCACCTCCACGAGTGCAGCCCCCGGCGGTACGTCCACGGCGAGGTCAAGCCCTCCAACATCCTCCTCGACGCCGACTACAACGCCCTCGTCTCCGACTTCGGCCTCGCCCGCCTCCTCACCATCGCCGGCTGCGCCGACGCCGCGGGAGCCGGCGCCGGCGGCATAATGGGCTGCGCTCTCCCGTACGTCAAGCCCCCCGCGCCGGACCGGCCCAACGCGTACCGCGCCCCGGAGGCCCGCGTGCCCGGGTCCCGCCCGAGCCAGAAGTCCGACGTCTACTCCTTCGGCGTCCTGCTGCTGGAGCTGCTCACCGGGCGCTCGCCCGAGCAGGCGTCGCCCTCTGGTTCCTCGGCGTCCTTCTCGGGGCctggcgccgccgccgccgccgaggggCAACAGGCGCCGGAGATCGTGAGGTGGGTGCGGCAGGGGTTCGAGGACGCGCGGCCGCTCTCGGAGCTGGCCGACGACGCCGTGCTGCGGGACGCCGGCGCGCGCAAGGAGGTGGTGGCCGCGTTCCACGTCGCGCTTGGCTGCGTCGAGGCCGACCTGGAGCGGCGGCCGCGGATGAAGGCCGTCGCCGACAGCCTCGACAAGATTGGGTCGTGA